A genomic window from Diospyros lotus cultivar Yz01 chromosome 2, ASM1463336v1, whole genome shotgun sequence includes:
- the LOC127795591 gene encoding auxin-responsive protein SAUR78: protein MKILKLTKLRSALKRRASIGKVDSSVSDSTTEEARVAGNLHAVYVGRSRRRYLIRSEVMEHPLFRVLVERSDGSDGVISVACEVVLFDHLLWMLETAGDSRLDSTDELVEFYSCY from the coding sequence ATGAAGATTTTGAAGCTCACAAAGCTCAGGTCTGCACTGAAGAGGCGGGCGTCCATCGGAAAGGTCGACAGCTCCGTCTCCGACTCCACCACCGAGGAAGCCAGGGTCGCCGGGAACCTCCACGCCGTGTACGTCGGGAGGTCTCGGCGACGGTACCTCATCCGGTCCGAGGTGATGGAGCACCCGCTGTTCCGAGTCCTGGTGGAGAGATCGGACGGCTCCGACGGAGTGATCAGCGTGGCGTGCGAGGTGGTGCTTTTTGATCACTTGCTCTGGATGCTGGAGACCGCCGGTGACTCGCGTTTGGACTCAACGGACGAGCTCGTCGAATTCTACAGTTGCTATTGA